One part of the Arachidicoccus terrestris genome encodes these proteins:
- a CDS encoding GNAT family N-acetyltransferase, with amino-acid sequence MDATYYIRETTKEDLPAILEIMNEAICNTTAIYDEEPRSLDYVHHWLEMQKEEGMPVFSCLHNNYTVGYATYGRFRPKYGYRFTVEHSVYVDEFHRGEGVGQLLLTALIERACADGLHRMIAGIDADNSGSIRFHEKNGFVNVGHLKEVGYKFGRFLDLVFLQLDLPVGK; translated from the coding sequence ATGGATGCAACTTATTACATACGTGAAACAACGAAGGAAGACCTGCCGGCCATCCTGGAAATCATGAATGAGGCTATTTGTAATACAACCGCTATTTATGATGAGGAACCCAGAAGCTTAGACTATGTACACCACTGGCTGGAAATGCAGAAAGAGGAGGGGATGCCGGTTTTTAGTTGCCTCCATAATAATTATACGGTAGGGTATGCCACTTACGGAAGGTTCAGGCCGAAATATGGCTACCGGTTTACGGTCGAACATTCGGTGTATGTAGACGAATTTCACAGAGGGGAAGGCGTAGGCCAACTGTTACTTACTGCGTTGATTGAACGGGCCTGCGCGGACGGACTGCATCGGATGATTGCCGGTATCGATGCTGATAATTCCGGTAGCATCCGTTTTCATGAAAAAAACGGATTTGTCAACGTCGGGCATTTAAAGGAAGTCGGCTATAAGTTCGGCCGCTTCTTAGATCTGGTTTTCTTGCAACTGGATCTGCCGGTGGGCAAGTGA
- a CDS encoding YihY/virulence factor BrkB family protein, with protein MIKRIKHIWKALKQTISDFSEINIMRMSAALAYYTIFGLAPMIIIVLSLSSFFVRKKPAGYVFDQLNQLLGPGAAGQVHQMIQNVLSQNSGPIMQIVGVVALVVSATGIFTEIQDSINVIWRVKAKPRKGWLKLLLNRLLSFSIVISLGFILLVSLLVNAIIAAIMTRFTDLFPQTEVFTSYAINIALTFLTIMSLFAIIFKVLPDAKVKWRDVWNGAFTTALLFMVGKFLIGYYLQHSSIGNTFGAAGSVIIILSWVYYSAIILYFGAAYTRANARIKGRSIYPNDYAVWIQTVEQKADQPMNSGSADQQKVSE; from the coding sequence ATGATTAAAAGGATCAAACACATATGGAAAGCACTTAAGCAAACCATCAGCGACTTTTCGGAGATCAATATCATGCGGATGAGTGCTGCCCTGGCCTATTACACCATCTTCGGACTGGCACCTATGATCATTATAGTGCTGTCACTGTCCTCATTTTTTGTACGCAAGAAACCAGCCGGATATGTCTTTGATCAGCTCAATCAATTATTAGGTCCGGGTGCAGCCGGACAGGTACATCAAATGATCCAGAATGTGCTGTCTCAAAACAGCGGCCCAATCATGCAGATTGTAGGTGTTGTTGCGCTGGTCGTTTCTGCGACCGGTATCTTTACTGAAATTCAGGACTCCATTAATGTGATCTGGCGGGTAAAAGCCAAACCCAGAAAAGGCTGGTTAAAGTTGTTGCTCAATAGGCTGCTGAGCTTTTCCATTGTGATCAGTCTCGGATTTATTTTACTGGTATCCCTGCTTGTCAACGCCATCATTGCGGCAATTATGACCCGCTTTACTGATCTATTTCCACAGACGGAAGTCTTTACCTCCTATGCCATTAATATCGCCCTGACCTTTTTGACGATTATGAGCCTGTTTGCGATCATCTTTAAGGTGTTGCCCGATGCGAAAGTCAAATGGCGAGACGTTTGGAATGGGGCTTTTACAACGGCCTTACTCTTTATGGTAGGTAAGTTTCTGATCGGCTATTATCTGCAACATAGCAGTATTGGCAACACTTTTGGTGCAGCAGGCTCCGTGATCATCATCCTTTCCTGGGTTTATTATTCGGCCATCATTCTTTACTTTGGGGCCGCTTATACCAGAGCTAATGCCCGGATCAAAGGCAGGAGCATTTATCCAAATGACTATGCGGTCTGGATTCAGACGGTAGAACAAAAAGCTGATCAGCCGATGAACAGCGGTTCTGCGGATCAACAAAAAGTATCGGAATAG
- a CDS encoding DUF4878 domain-containing protein produces the protein MKKSIWLGALFMLAATVYSCKSTTSPSDVAKDFASAMLHNDFTKGKALVTAKDQPMLDQGAEMTKANPTPDSLKAILDEAVITASNEKIENDTTATVDVKTTLKKEIMGRKESTDTYVLKKIGGEWKIDMEATIKKVMESYGAAMQGQGAGDMGAAADTAAGAPMQDSLSK, from the coding sequence ATGAAAAAATCTATCTGGCTGGGTGCCCTTTTTATGTTGGCGGCGACTGTGTATTCTTGTAAATCAACCACCTCTCCTTCTGATGTGGCAAAAGACTTTGCCAGCGCTATGCTGCATAATGATTTTACCAAAGGGAAGGCTCTGGTGACAGCAAAAGATCAACCGATGCTGGACCAAGGCGCAGAGATGACAAAAGCCAATCCGACCCCGGATTCTTTGAAAGCTATTTTGGATGAGGCAGTAATCACCGCTTCCAACGAAAAGATCGAAAATGACACTACAGCGACTGTTGACGTTAAAACGACCCTGAAAAAAGAAATTATGGGCCGTAAAGAGTCAACAGATACCTATGTACTGAAAAAAATAGGTGGTGAGTGGAAGATCGATATGGAAGCCACTATCAAAAAAGTAATGGAAAGCTATGGCGCTGCTATGCAGGGCCAGGGTGCTGGAGACATGGGTGCTGCCGCAGATACTGCTGCCGGCGCTCCTATGCAGGATTCTTTAAGTAAATAA
- the dtd gene encoding D-aminoacyl-tRNA deacylase translates to MRILLQRVKKASITIENRLLSEIDSGLLLLLGIEAEDGPEDIEWLAGKVVQMRLFNDEHGVMNKSLLETGGDIMLVSQFTLHANIKKGNRPSYIRAARPEVAIPLYEQMIRKLQDKLGKEIATGSFGADMQVALINDGPVTIWMDSKDRK, encoded by the coding sequence ATGCGTATCCTTCTACAAAGAGTCAAAAAGGCCAGTATCACTATCGAAAACCGGCTGTTGTCGGAAATAGACAGTGGCCTGTTACTATTATTGGGTATAGAAGCAGAGGATGGGCCTGAAGATATTGAATGGCTGGCCGGCAAAGTAGTACAGATGCGCCTATTTAATGACGAGCATGGTGTTATGAACAAAAGTTTACTGGAAACCGGCGGCGATATCATGCTGGTCAGCCAGTTTACCCTGCACGCCAATATCAAAAAAGGGAACCGGCCCTCATACATAAGAGCCGCCCGCCCTGAAGTGGCCATTCCGCTATATGAGCAAATGATTCGGAAACTTCAAGACAAATTAGGCAAAGAAATTGCAACAGGTAGCTTTGGGGCTGACATGCAGGTAGCCCTTATCAATGATGGGCCGGTGACGATTTGGATGGATTCGAAGGATCGAAAATAA
- a CDS encoding sugar porter family MFS transporter, with the protein MKKYTILISAVAAIGGLLFGFDTAVIAGTIPALRTYFSLDDNAIGLVVAAASIGCIPGALFAGNLANRYGRKLMMLVTAVLYVVAAIGSGIAGSYEALVLYRFIGGLAIGMASTLAPIYISEVAPAEYRGRLGMSQQLAIVMGILLAFISNYFIDSAGWSFLTPENTWRYMLAAAVIPSVIFFILLMFVPESPRWLIQRERHDHAHLIFGKIYEEVKAKEELETVQMDIAADKQGLRFMEIFSPKYRKVVWIGVIFAAIAQLTGINIIFYYAPLIFEKTHVGGSVLFQTVLTGVVNLIFTIIAFWLIDRIGRKKLLLTGSAVMGICMVVVGTLFYTDNLDNYWVLGAIFVYIAAFACTWGAVLWVYVAEIFSNKIRGSATSFAIFGNWTANAIVSWTFPVMLSEMGAPVTFFIYGVINFLMIAFVAKYVFETKGVSLEKVESMYAGL; encoded by the coding sequence ATGAAAAAATATACCATTCTGATTTCTGCAGTGGCAGCCATCGGCGGACTGCTCTTCGGGTTTGATACAGCGGTCATTGCCGGAACGATCCCCGCACTGCGCACTTATTTTTCTTTGGATGATAATGCGATTGGCCTGGTGGTGGCTGCAGCTTCCATTGGTTGCATTCCGGGTGCCTTATTTGCCGGAAATCTGGCCAACAGGTATGGTCGTAAACTGATGATGTTGGTGACCGCTGTTTTATATGTCGTAGCAGCCATTGGCAGCGGGATTGCGGGAAGCTATGAAGCGCTGGTGCTGTATCGTTTTATTGGCGGCCTGGCCATCGGAATGGCCTCTACGCTGGCGCCCATTTATATCTCTGAAGTGGCCCCTGCTGAATATCGGGGCAGGCTGGGTATGAGCCAACAACTGGCCATTGTAATGGGTATATTACTGGCTTTTATCTCAAATTATTTTATTGACAGCGCCGGATGGTCTTTTTTAACGCCTGAAAACACGTGGCGCTATATGCTGGCTGCCGCAGTGATCCCGTCTGTCATCTTCTTTATATTACTCATGTTTGTCCCTGAAAGTCCCCGTTGGTTGATCCAAAGGGAGCGCCACGATCATGCGCACCTTATTTTTGGTAAGATCTATGAAGAAGTAAAGGCGAAAGAGGAATTGGAAACCGTACAGATGGATATTGCTGCGGATAAACAAGGACTCCGTTTTATGGAAATCTTTTCACCTAAATACAGAAAGGTGGTCTGGATCGGGGTGATCTTTGCGGCTATTGCGCAATTAACGGGCATCAATATTATTTTCTATTATGCACCCTTAATTTTTGAAAAGACCCATGTGGGTGGCAGTGTGCTTTTTCAGACGGTACTGACAGGGGTTGTAAACCTGATTTTTACAATTATAGCTTTCTGGTTGATTGATAGAATCGGCCGTAAGAAATTGTTGTTGACCGGTTCTGCTGTTATGGGTATTTGTATGGTCGTGGTGGGTACGCTGTTTTATACGGATAATCTGGATAATTATTGGGTCCTGGGGGCCATCTTTGTCTATATCGCCGCTTTTGCCTGTACCTGGGGGGCGGTTCTCTGGGTATATGTAGCTGAGATATTCTCTAATAAGATCAGGGGTAGTGCCACTTCTTTTGCCATATTTGGCAACTGGACAGCCAATGCCATTGTATCCTGGACGTTTCCGGTGATGTTATCGGAAATGGGCGCACCGGTGACCTTCTTTATTTATGGTGTTATCAATTTTTTAATGATTGCCTTTGTGGCGAAATATGTCTTTGAAACCAAGGGCGTGTCCCTGGAGAAGGTTGAGTCTATGTATGCCGGCTTGTGA
- the lysA gene encoding diaminopimelate decarboxylase, which yields MALSHEELLGIARQFGTPLYIYNAAQIAGQFNRLQAAFKGTNTRFFYACKALTNINILKFMKNLGTNLDCVSINEVKLGLAAGFKPKQIMFTPNSVAFSELEEGKNLGVNINIDNISFLERFGNKYGHSYPISIRLNPHIMAGGNYKISTGHVDSKFGISIHQMRHIERIVSSTGLHVVGLHLHTGSEIKDINIFLNGLDVMLDIARHFPQVEFLDLGSGFKVPYKEGEEPTDIELLGQKVGEAFAKYDKEMGKKHQIWFEPGKFLVSEAGYFVVRANLLKQTTATVFIGVDSGFNHLIRPMFYEAYHRVENISRPEGDERIYTVVGNICETDTFAWDRKITETYEGDLLCFYNAGAYGFEMSSNFNSRLRPAEVLVLDGKAHLIRKRDEYEDLLRGQIAVI from the coding sequence ATGGCACTTTCTCATGAGGAGTTGCTGGGCATCGCCCGGCAGTTCGGCACACCGCTCTACATTTATAATGCAGCGCAGATAGCCGGTCAGTTTAACCGGCTGCAGGCCGCCTTTAAAGGAACCAATACCCGTTTTTTCTATGCCTGTAAGGCGCTGACCAACATTAATATCCTGAAGTTCATGAAGAATCTGGGTACGAACCTGGATTGTGTCAGCATCAACGAAGTGAAGCTGGGGCTGGCGGCTGGTTTTAAACCTAAACAGATTATGTTTACCCCCAACAGTGTCGCTTTCTCTGAACTGGAAGAAGGTAAGAATCTGGGGGTCAATATCAACATAGATAACATTTCTTTTCTGGAGCGTTTCGGCAATAAATACGGCCATTCCTATCCGATCAGTATCCGGTTGAACCCGCATATTATGGCCGGTGGAAATTATAAAATCTCAACCGGGCATGTAGATAGTAAATTCGGTATCTCCATCCATCAGATGCGCCATATCGAGCGTATCGTTTCTTCTACCGGATTACACGTCGTTGGGTTACACCTGCACACCGGTAGTGAGATCAAGGATATTAATATCTTCTTGAACGGACTGGATGTGATGCTGGATATTGCCCGGCATTTTCCACAGGTTGAGTTTTTAGATCTCGGTAGCGGCTTTAAAGTACCTTATAAGGAGGGTGAAGAGCCGACCGATATAGAGCTGTTGGGGCAGAAAGTGGGCGAAGCTTTCGCTAAATATGACAAGGAAATGGGCAAAAAACACCAGATCTGGTTTGAGCCGGGTAAATTTCTGGTGAGTGAGGCCGGTTATTTTGTCGTACGGGCGAACCTTCTCAAGCAAACCACGGCCACGGTCTTTATCGGTGTAGATTCCGGATTTAATCACCTGATACGCCCCATGTTCTATGAGGCCTATCACCGGGTGGAAAACATCAGTCGTCCGGAAGGTGATGAGCGTATCTATACTGTGGTAGGCAATATCTGTGAAACCGATACATTTGCCTGGGACCGGAAGATCACCGAAACATATGAAGGCGATCTGCTTTGTTTTTATAATGCAGGTGCCTATGGTTTCGAAATGAGCAGTAACTTCAATTCCAGATTAAGACCCGCGGAAGTACTGGTACTCGACGGAAAGGCACATCTTATCCGCAAAAGGGATGAATATGAAGATCTGCTAAGAGGACAGATTGCTGTAATTTAA
- a CDS encoding LLM class flavin-dependent oxidoreductase produces the protein MKKIGFLSFGHWADHPSYNVRTASDTLLQSIDLAVAAEQLGIDGAYFRVHHYATQLASPFPLLAAIGAKTSTIEIGTGVIDMRYENPLYMVEDAGAADLIAGGRLQLGISRGSPEQVIDGWRYFGYEPREGETGADMGRRHGVEFLQKLDGAGFATPNPNPMFPNPPGLLRLEPYAEGLRDRIWWGAASNATAVWAAEMGMNLQSSTLKLDESGKPFHIQQAEQIRLYKDAWKKAGHKRTPRVSVSRSIFALVNDMDRAYFGHERQQRDQVGMLEKDTRAIFGRSYTAEPDQLVKELATDEAIQEADTLLLTIPNTLGVEYNTHVLSSILKYVAPELGWR, from the coding sequence ATGAAAAAAATAGGATTTTTATCTTTTGGTCACTGGGCTGACCATCCTTCATACAATGTCAGAACAGCCAGTGATACTTTGCTTCAATCTATTGATCTGGCAGTAGCGGCTGAACAGTTGGGTATCGATGGCGCGTACTTCAGGGTACATCATTATGCCACACAGCTGGCTTCCCCTTTTCCCTTATTAGCCGCTATTGGTGCCAAAACCAGTACCATTGAAATTGGTACCGGTGTCATTGATATGCGTTATGAAAACCCGCTATACATGGTGGAAGATGCCGGTGCGGCCGATTTAATTGCTGGGGGCCGTCTGCAGCTCGGCATCAGCAGGGGATCTCCTGAGCAGGTTATCGATGGATGGCGCTATTTTGGATATGAACCGCGTGAGGGCGAAACCGGTGCCGACATGGGGCGCCGTCACGGTGTGGAGTTTCTACAGAAACTCGACGGTGCCGGCTTCGCAACGCCTAACCCTAACCCTATGTTTCCTAACCCTCCGGGCCTGCTCCGGCTGGAACCGTACGCCGAGGGATTGCGCGATCGAATTTGGTGGGGAGCCGCCTCGAATGCCACAGCCGTCTGGGCGGCAGAAATGGGTATGAACCTGCAAAGCTCTACCCTGAAACTAGATGAAAGTGGCAAGCCATTCCATATACAGCAAGCTGAACAAATCAGGTTATACAAGGATGCCTGGAAAAAAGCGGGCCATAAGCGCACGCCACGGGTTTCTGTAAGCCGGTCTATTTTCGCGCTGGTAAATGACATGGACCGGGCATACTTTGGCCATGAACGTCAACAGCGGGACCAGGTAGGCATGCTGGAAAAGGACACCAGGGCCATCTTTGGCAGAAGCTATACCGCGGAGCCGGATCAGCTGGTCAAAGAGCTGGCAACAGATGAAGCGATCCAGGAGGCCGATACACTCCTTTTAACGATACCGAACACACTGGGTGTCGAATACAATACCCATGTACTTTCTTCTATTTTGAAATATGTCGCCCCTGAACTGGGCTGGCGGTAA
- a CDS encoding PhoH family protein produces the protein MTDTIIHLDTLNPIEFFGVNNAKLNLLKKRFPLLKILSRGTQIKLSGAAEYVEEAKEKIDLILKYMERSGDLSDNYFEEILGSVDEGKVDHFLEKHPNDVLVFGPNGKTIRARTTNQKMMVKAADANDIVFAIGPAGTGKTYTAVAIAVRALKNKIVKKIILTRPAVEAGESLGFLPGDLKEKIDPYLRPLYDALDDMIPADKLGYYMSNRTIEIAPLAYMRGRTLDNAFIILDESQNANDLQLKMFLTRIGANAKAIITGDPTQIDLPKNQRSGLWKAVSILRKIDGIAHIELNEEDVVRHRLVKQIIKAYNHADEVESGEQHFFNHKNATKEKNA, from the coding sequence TTGACAGACACCATTATCCACCTCGACACATTGAACCCCATCGAGTTCTTTGGGGTTAACAATGCCAAATTAAATCTTCTTAAAAAAAGATTCCCCCTTTTAAAAATCCTCTCCCGGGGCACGCAAATCAAACTCAGCGGTGCAGCGGAGTATGTAGAAGAAGCCAAAGAAAAAATCGACCTGATTCTCAAATATATGGAACGCAGCGGCGATTTAAGCGATAATTATTTTGAAGAGATACTGGGCAGTGTTGATGAAGGAAAAGTAGACCATTTCCTGGAAAAGCACCCCAATGACGTTCTGGTATTCGGCCCCAATGGCAAGACCATCCGGGCGCGTACCACCAACCAGAAAATGATGGTCAAGGCAGCCGATGCCAACGATATTGTATTTGCTATCGGGCCTGCCGGTACCGGTAAAACATATACTGCAGTCGCGATTGCAGTCAGGGCACTCAAAAACAAAATTGTTAAAAAGATCATTTTGACACGTCCAGCGGTAGAAGCCGGTGAAAGCCTGGGATTTCTGCCAGGTGACCTCAAGGAGAAGATTGATCCCTATCTGAGGCCCCTGTATGACGCACTGGATGATATGATACCGGCAGACAAGCTCGGCTATTATATGAGTAACAGAACAATCGAAATTGCACCTTTGGCCTATATGAGGGGCAGAACCCTGGATAATGCCTTTATTATCCTGGATGAGTCCCAAAACGCCAATGATTTGCAGCTTAAGATGTTTTTAACGCGTATAGGTGCCAATGCAAAGGCGATCATCACAGGAGACCCCACACAGATAGATCTCCCTAAGAATCAACGCAGTGGACTCTGGAAGGCCGTCTCTATCTTGCGTAAAATTGACGGAATTGCCCATATTGAGCTCAATGAAGAGGATGTGGTGAGACACCGCCTGGTCAAACAGATTATTAAAGCCTATAACCATGCAGATGAAGTAGAATCGGGCGAACAGCATTTTTTCAACCATAAAAACGCTACAAAAGAAAAAAATGCATAA
- a CDS encoding lipopolysaccharide biosynthesis protein: MSGIKQLAGQTVWYGLSNIGGRFLNYLTTPIITYLVGSRAGQAEMGTYQVLYVYIALLNIVFTYGFETAYFRFSNKEGISQRSLFQTAFTSHIISTVCFVLLISLFKVPIGNFIGVGGHYEYIIWCLTIIGFDTLCVIPLARLRKEGRPKKYAFVNLAGIAVYVLLTIYFLAVLPESAAKSTGWLHDWYSKQTKTGLLLKANIMQAIVTFALLFKEWRTLRFEFEKSLWRQLWRYSSPMIIGGLAGMVNEVIDRQMLEKLYNGSVQESKIQVAIYGYCYKLSIFITLFISAFKMAAEPFFFNKSQDKDAVKVYARVMKWFVITLAIAFLFTALFLDIWKFIVGPAYRGGIGVVPVLLAANLCLGVYYNLSIWYKLADKLRIGMYITLFGAAITFFGNYYFIPKFGYYACAWTTFTCYFIMMIICYKVGQKIFPIPYNVKKITAYLVAMLLLYFIHMGIGALTSILVIRVLAGMLLMGLFLLLVLFAEKKELERMPFIGGYVVKLMDKKSLA; encoded by the coding sequence TTGAGTGGTATCAAACAATTAGCGGGACAGACTGTCTGGTATGGATTAAGTAATATCGGAGGCCGGTTCCTGAATTACCTGACAACGCCAATTATTACCTATCTGGTCGGTTCCAGGGCAGGGCAGGCAGAAATGGGAACGTATCAGGTGCTGTATGTCTATATCGCACTGCTCAATATCGTTTTTACCTATGGATTTGAGACGGCCTATTTCAGGTTCTCCAATAAAGAAGGCATTTCTCAGCGATCTCTCTTTCAGACGGCGTTTACTTCACATATTATCAGTACGGTTTGTTTTGTATTGCTGATCTCTTTGTTTAAGGTACCTATTGGAAACTTCATCGGGGTGGGAGGGCATTACGAGTATATAATCTGGTGCCTGACCATCATAGGCTTTGATACACTTTGTGTGATACCGCTGGCCAGACTTCGAAAAGAAGGCCGCCCTAAAAAGTACGCTTTTGTGAACTTGGCAGGTATTGCCGTTTATGTATTACTGACGATTTATTTTCTGGCGGTACTGCCGGAGTCGGCAGCCAAATCTACGGGCTGGCTCCATGACTGGTATAGTAAGCAAACGAAGACCGGCTTGCTGTTGAAAGCAAATATTATGCAGGCGATAGTGACTTTTGCCTTGCTGTTTAAGGAGTGGCGCACCCTTCGCTTCGAATTTGAGAAAAGCCTTTGGCGCCAACTGTGGCGCTACAGCTCCCCGATGATCATCGGTGGGCTGGCAGGAATGGTCAATGAAGTGATCGACCGCCAGATGCTGGAAAAGCTCTATAACGGAAGTGTACAGGAATCTAAAATACAAGTCGCCATTTATGGCTATTGCTATAAGCTTTCCATTTTTATTACTTTGTTTATTTCTGCTTTTAAAATGGCAGCAGAACCTTTCTTCTTTAATAAAAGTCAGGATAAGGATGCTGTCAAAGTGTATGCCCGGGTTATGAAATGGTTTGTGATTACACTGGCGATTGCCTTTTTATTTACGGCGCTGTTTCTGGATATCTGGAAATTTATTGTGGGGCCTGCCTATCGTGGCGGTATAGGCGTGGTGCCTGTGCTGCTGGCAGCGAATCTTTGTCTGGGCGTGTATTATAATCTTTCGATCTGGTATAAGCTGGCAGATAAGTTGAGGATTGGCATGTATATCACTTTATTCGGCGCAGCCATTACCTTTTTCGGCAATTATTATTTTATCCCGAAATTCGGGTATTATGCCTGCGCCTGGACGACTTTCACCTGTTATTTCATCATGATGATCATCTGTTATAAAGTAGGACAGAAGATCTTCCCTATCCCTTATAATGTGAAGAAAATAACTGCTTATCTGGTGGCGATGTTGTTGCTTTATTTTATTCATATGGGCATTGGCGCATTGACCTCCATTCTGGTTATCCGGGTATTAGCCGGTATGTTGCTGATGGGGTTGTTTCTACTCTTGGTGCTTTTTGCAGAGAAAAAAGAACTGGAACGCATGCCTTTTATCGGAGGTTATGTTGTTAAGCTCATGGACAAAAAGAGCCTTGCCTAG
- the pepE gene encoding dipeptidase PepE has product MSNTPVTTPTSIPRIILGSTSTLSGQTYLQYLKPTLEKHFAGIRRLLFVPFARPGGISHQEYTASAAVFFRTLSIEVDNLAAAADPLTAIHEAEAIFTGGGNTFLLVKQLHELGLISAIKASVLGGTPYLGTSAGANIGGLTMGTTNDMPIVYPPSFETMGLVPFNINPHFISGRMAAHHMGETRETRIAEFLTQNSMPVVGLPEGSWIQVNGTEVMLAGAAPATIFEKDKLPYDLEPGSLLNFQK; this is encoded by the coding sequence ATGTCAAATACACCAGTTACGACGCCGACTTCTATCCCAAGGATTATCCTGGGCAGCACTTCTACGCTCTCGGGGCAAACTTACCTGCAATACCTGAAACCCACATTGGAAAAACATTTTGCCGGGATCAGACGTTTACTGTTTGTGCCTTTCGCCAGGCCAGGTGGCATATCACATCAAGAGTATACCGCCAGCGCAGCCGTTTTTTTCCGGACCCTTTCTATTGAAGTCGACAATCTGGCGGCCGCCGCTGATCCGCTGACAGCCATTCATGAGGCAGAGGCGATCTTTACAGGGGGCGGTAATACGTTTTTGCTGGTGAAGCAGTTACATGAGTTGGGTTTGATCAGTGCGATCAAAGCCAGTGTCCTGGGCGGCACGCCTTATCTGGGAACAAGTGCAGGGGCCAATATAGGTGGCCTGACCATGGGTACCACTAATGATATGCCCATCGTCTATCCTCCTTCTTTTGAAACAATGGGTCTTGTCCCATTCAATATCAATCCGCACTTTATATCCGGAAGGATGGCAGCGCATCATATGGGAGAAACCAGGGAAACCAGGATCGCAGAATTTCTGACACAAAACAGTATGCCGGTCGTAGGGCTGCCGGAGGGTAGCTGGATACAGGTAAACGGTACAGAAGTGATGCTGGCAGGCGCTGCCCCTGCAACAATTTTTGAAAAGGATAAACTTCCGTATGATCTTGAGCCCGGCAGTCTGCTCAATTTCCAAAAATAA
- a CDS encoding nucleotide pyrophosphohydrolase, translated as MQASNQEPTPKNLSLKEAQKQVDHWIQTVGVRYFDELTNLGILMEEVGELSRLMVRRFGQQSFKAKEAHLNTKEALSDEMADVLWVLLCLANQTGVDLTEALEKNFDKKTRRDIDRHKNNPALSQPKQ; from the coding sequence ATGCAAGCGTCCAACCAAGAGCCAACGCCAAAAAACTTAAGCCTCAAAGAAGCACAAAAACAGGTAGACCACTGGATTCAAACAGTAGGTGTCCGTTATTTCGATGAGCTGACCAACCTGGGTATATTGATGGAAGAAGTCGGAGAGCTTTCCAGGCTCATGGTTCGCCGTTTCGGGCAGCAGTCTTTTAAAGCAAAAGAGGCCCATCTTAATACAAAAGAAGCGCTGTCTGATGAGATGGCCGATGTACTATGGGTGTTGCTCTGTCTGGCCAATCAAACAGGCGTCGACCTGACGGAAGCCCTGGAGAAAAACTTTGACAAAAAAACCAGACGTGATATAGATCGCCACAAAAACAATCCTGCCCTGTCTCAGCCTAAACAGTAG
- a CDS encoding porin family protein, with protein MKKITLFLAAGLLLLATGVGAQTLDLGVKAGATLGKIDGQSFKDGYNFGIHAGFFAEIGLGEKFGIQPEVLFNQTKTQVKESVDAGDVLKQGSKGHLNYLSIPVLLNFKPAQILTIQAGPQFGILMNKDNSLVENGKEAFKSGDFAIALGAQVNLGSLKVYGRYNIGLSDARDVSDVTDQSKWKNQQIQLGIGYVIF; from the coding sequence ATGAAGAAGATCACATTATTTCTGGCAGCAGGTCTGCTGTTACTGGCCACCGGAGTAGGGGCGCAAACGCTGGACCTTGGTGTCAAAGCCGGTGCGACACTGGGTAAGATTGACGGCCAATCTTTCAAAGATGGCTATAATTTTGGCATTCATGCCGGTTTTTTTGCAGAAATCGGACTGGGCGAGAAATTCGGTATCCAGCCGGAAGTCCTCTTTAACCAGACGAAGACACAGGTGAAGGAGAGTGTAGATGCGGGCGATGTATTGAAACAAGGAAGTAAAGGCCACCTGAACTATCTGAGCATCCCCGTTTTGCTGAACTTCAAGCCAGCCCAAATCCTGACTATACAGGCAGGTCCGCAATTCGGCATTTTAATGAACAAAGACAATAGCCTGGTTGAAAATGGCAAAGAGGCTTTCAAAAGCGGAGACTTCGCCATTGCACTTGGCGCGCAGGTAAATCTGGGCAGCCTGAAGGTATATGGCCGCTATAATATCGGCCTGTCTGACGCCAGAGACGTCAGTGATGTAACAGATCAGTCGAAATGGAAAAATCAGCAGATACAGCTCGGTATAGGCTACGTCATTTTTTAA